A window of Papilio machaon chromosome 1, ilPapMach1.1, whole genome shotgun sequence contains these coding sequences:
- the LOC106712185 gene encoding protein phosphatase PHLPP-like protein isoform X2: protein MMVERNVMKSEESEIDSLDVFNQQYNEEIFPDSLEPSTLKEKIENSGTQSTQPPSILDLSGGGRTSLEAALTRHTSSEFAVRVLKMCGSALSVLPKPTCSLTALIHLDISDNRISDLPPEICRLTQLEELLVSDNELKSLDCVLRLPRLRTLVAIRNMITSFETSNSRQMGTEEDNRSQHRAPLTTVDLRHNRLKGSIVLGNYEHLVTLDISHNSVEVLVLSALRGLRELYASHNALQHLALHGGALRILRAPHNQMETLTTTVPPINLIEINVSHNRLTSLPQWLSGCSDLTTLHASNNYLTSLPEHLFCSELSSLSNLHLAHNKISNIPSMPRLRSPLKKLLLHDNCIQTLPENFFSVCDRLNILNLSNNRLSRLPRARGPSSHCLERLYLTANCLTDDVVDVIIAFRRLKILHLAYNCLTSLPDNSFNFWLEIEELVVSGNCLTKLPDNLPQLNNIRVVRAHSNRLRSAPMFACSASVKILDFAHNELDTVDLRLLAPKQLKFLDISCNKKLQVDPSQFTSYRCQRPLSLVDVTGRSSLPWSQKSGYHEELNGLTPWSTGFSECPNKLLQLSCAQILFPSFCNKEGLFAIIDGETDTEVPRILQSSLPGLLLEEKSIKETMNEYMKYVVLSAHRELKEKGQRKGACLIMCHLSPITQPENGFGNNLKRYNMRLANVGDTRAVLSRRNGPLSLGIENNKRLGYSSRYPNTVPDPDVIQTIIKDDDEFLILGNGTFWNAVSVDAAVSEVRAERNPVLAAKRLQDLAQSYGVEDCISILIVRFDTSGRSDVDLLMRELRQTITTNKSTCRPDCCCSRLEPCCHSITPPKPGSDRSSPSGQSDLPPMEIVSTQHYASVRSQNRASDRKSRGGVARAIRVRVEEERDDEQRKEESPSSEEQFKCWEYMLEQNTQMLFDKELDNLSKGIKSNVGTLKNLKGLSGSSPQLHLSGKQSKGVPFLSKHFGSARTFGTALKPEFRFGSGRVPNGGPNAAYFGSLQRLMPYHLEYDFAVIQEKGTQSQESLDLEGRMQQYWGVATTEL, encoded by the exons atGATGGTTGAAAGGAACGTGATGAAGTCAGAAGAAAGTGAAATAGATAGTTTAGACGTATTTAATCAGCAATACAACGAAGAAATTTTTCCTGACAGTTTAGAACCATCAAcgttaaaggaaaaaattgaaaattcg GGCACTCAGAGTACTCAACCACCTAGCATTCTCGACCTGAGCGGGGGTGGTCGGACATCTCTAGAAGCGGCGCTAACTCGGCATACTAGCAGCGAGTTTGCGGTCCGCGTGCTAAAGATGTGCGGTAGTGCTTTATCAGTATTGCCGAAGCCGACCTGCAGTCTGACAGCTCTAATACACCTTGACATCAGCGACAATAGGATTTCTGATCTACCACCAGAAATATGTCGACTGACACA atTAGAAGAGTTGCTAGTAAGCGACAACGAGTTAAAATCCCTGGATTGCGTGTTAAGACTACCGCGACTCCGCACCCTGGTCGCTATCCGAAATATGATCACAAGCTTTGAg ACCAGTAATTCGCGGCAAATGGGAACTGAGGAAGACAATCGGTCGCAGCATCGCGCGCCACTGACTACAGTTGATCTCAGGCACAATCGATTAAAAGGGAGCATCGTGCTTGGTAACTATGAA CATTTGGTGACTTTAGATATATCTCACAACTCTGTCGAAGTACTGGTGCTGTCGGCATTACGCGGCCTGAGGGAACTATACGCTTCACATAATGCCCTGCAGCATTTAGCATTGCACGGTGGTGCCCTAAGAATCCTACGAGCTCCGCATAATC aaatGGAAACGTTAACAACAACCGTGCCGCCGATCaacttaatagaaataaacgtATCACATAACCGTTTGACTTCGCTGCCGCAGTGGCTCAGCGGGTGCTCCGACCTTACGACCCTACATGCCAGTAACAACTATCTGACCTCACTACCGGAACATTTGTTCTGCAGTGAACTCTCCAGCCTTAGTAACTTACATCTCGcccataataaaatatcaaatataccCTCAATGCCCCGTTTAAGGTCACccttaaaaaaactgttgcTACACGACAACTGTATACAAACCTTACCAGAGAACTTCTTCTCAGTTTGTGAcaggttaaatattctaaatttatctaataatAGACTCAGTCGATTACCCCGAGCGAGAGGACCGTCATCACATTGCTTAGAGCGTCTCTATTTAACAGCAAATTGTCTAACAGATGATGTTGTGGACGTAATCATTGCATTTCGACgattaaaaatacttcatcTGGCATACAATTGTTTAACGAGTTTACCCGATAATTCATTTAACTTTTGGCTTGAGATCGAAGAACTGGTGGTTTCCGGCAACTGTCTAACAAAACTTCCGGATAATTTGCCGCAGCTAAATAACATACGTGTAGTACGCGCACACTCAAACAGATTACGATCAGCACCTATGTTCGCATGCAGCGCATCCGTTAAGATATTAGATTTTGCTCACAATGAACTTGATACTGTGGATCTGAGGTTGCTGGCTccgaaacaattaaaattcctCGATATATCCTGCAACAAAAAGTTGCAAGTCGATCCATCTCAATTCACATCATATAGATGCCAACGACCTTTAAGCTTAGTTGATGTTACTGGTAGGAGTTCGCTGCCGTGGTCCCAGAAAAGTGGATATCACGAAGAGCTAAATGGACTTACACCTTGGAGTACGGGATTTTCTGAATGtcctaataaattattacaattatcatGTGCCCAAATTCTTTTTCCATCATTTTGCAACAAGGAAGGACTCTTTGCGATAATCGATGGTGAAACTGATACTGAAGTTCCAAGAATCCTCCAGTCAAGCTTACCAGGCCTACTTCTAGaagaaaaatcaattaaagaaaCTATGAATGAATACATGAAATATGTCGTTTTGTCAGCTCATagagaattaaaagaaaaaggacAGAGAAAAGGAGCGTGTCTGATTATGTGTCATCTATCACCAATTACCCAACCTGAAAATGGATTTGGCAATAACTTGAAAAGATATAATATGAGGCTTGCAAATGTCGGCGACACTCGTGCTGTTTTAAGTAGACGTAATGGTCCTTTGAGTTTAGGAATAGAAAACAATAAGCGTTTAGGTTATTCCTCTCGCTACCCAAATACAGTACCTGATCCAGACGTCATCCaaactattattaaagatGATgacgaatttttaattttaggaaaCGGAACATTTTGGAATGCTGTCAGTGTTGATGCAGCGGTGTCGGAAGTACGCGCTGAAAGGAATCCTGTCCTTGCAGCAAAGCGTTTACAAGACTTGGCCCAAAGTTATGGAGTAGAAGACtgcatttctattttaatagtaCGTTTTGATACAAGCGGCAGATCTGATGTTGATCTGTTGATGAGAGAATTGAGACAAACAATTACAACGAATAAATCTACGTGCAGGCCTGACTGTTGTTGTTCCAGATTGGAGCCTTGCTGTCATTCTATCACCCCACCTAAACCTGGCAGCGATCGGTCCTCGCCGAGCGGTCAAAGTGATCTCCCACCTATGGAAATTGTCAGCACTCAACATTACGCAAGTGTACGATCACAGAATAGAGCTTCTGATCGGAAAAGCCGTGGCGGGGTCGCTCGAGCGATAAGAGTTCGAGTGGAAGAAGAAAGAGACGACGAACAAAGAAAAGAAGAATCTCCTTCATCCGAAGAACAATTCAAATGTTGGGAGTACATGCTAGAACAAAATACTCAAATGTTATTTGACAAGGAATTGGACAATTTGTCTAAGGGGATAAAATCAAACGTAGGCACTCTGAAAAACCTAAAAGGGTTGTCAGGTAGTAGTCCTCAATTACATCTCTCTGGCAAACAATCAAAAGGTGTTCCATTTCTTTCTAAACATTTTGGTAGCGCTCGGACATTTGGTACGGCACTTAAACCGGAATTCAGATTCGGTTCTGGAAGGGTACCGAATGGCGGACCGAATGCTGCATATTTTGGTTCTCTCCAAAGACTGATGCCTTATCATTTAGAATACGACTTTGCTGTGATACAGGAAAAAGGAACACAATCACAGGAATCTTTAGACCTGGAAGGTCGTATGCAGCAATATTGGGGAGTGGCCACCACGGaactgtaa
- the LOC106712143 gene encoding LIM/homeobox protein Lhx3 isoform X2, translating into MLAMMYPGDEDLDMRVPPIQLEHLPEVFLSSIPKCGGCHEMIVDRYVLKVSERTWHAGCLRCAECRAMLSGKCFARNNQLYCTDDFFKRFGTKCAGCGQGIPPTQVVRRAQAHVYHLRCFACAACARTLNTGDEFYLMEDGKLVCKPDYEAARAKGGEGSLDGDAASKRPRTTITAKQLETLKSAYSSSPKPARHVREQLAQDTGLDMRVVQVWFQNRRAKEKRLKKDAGRTRWSQYFRSMKSSGGGSPRHDRLLDKDELKIDLDSFSHHDLSNDSYSTVALGGEEGSPAGGGAAGTVARFGAGATPPYLRAHSPPHAHYHYPPDHLVYTNIGQAMSGAGIGGAGGTSDMSSSSSPAAGGYPDFPPSPDSWLGEPHHYSPRGFP; encoded by the exons ATGCTCGCTATGATGTACCCCGGAGACGAAGACCTCGACATGCGTGTACCGCCGATACAACTGGAACATTTGCCAGAAGTGTTCCTTT CCAGCATCCCGAAGTGCGGCGGCTGCCACGAGATGATCGTGGACCGTTACGTGCTGAAGGTGTCAGAACGCACGTGGCACGCGGGTTGTCTGCGCTGCGCCGAATGCCGCGCCATGCTCTCCGGCAAGTGCTTTGCTAGGAACAACCAGCTTTACTGCACCGATGACTTCTTCAA GCGCTTCGGCACGAAGTGCGCGGGCTGCGGGCAGGGCATCCCGCCCACGCAGGTGGTGAGACGCGCGCAGGCACATGTCTACCATCTGCGATGCTTCGCCTGCGCCGCCTGCGCCCGCACGCTCAACACTGGTGATGAGTTTTACCTCATGGAGGACGGCAAGCTTGTCTGTAAGCCTGACTACGAAGCTGCTAGGGCTAAAG GAGGCGAGGGTTCGCTGGATGGTGATGCGGCGAGCAAGAGGCCGCGCACCACCATCACTGCCAAGCAGCTGGAGACGCTGAAAAGCGCGTACAGCAGCAGTCCGAAGCCGGCGCGACACGTGCGCGAGCAGCTCGCTCAGGACACCGGCCTTGACATGCGCGTAGTGCAAGTCTGGTTCCAGAACAG ACGAGCTAAGGAAAAGCGATTGAAAAAGGATGCGGGACGGACGCGGTGGTCACAATACTTCCGCTCCATGAAGAGCTCGGGCGGCGGCTCACCGAGACATGATCGCCTGCTTGATAAGGACGAGCTTAAAATCGACCTAGATTCCTTCAGCCATCATG ACCTAAGCAACGACAGCTACAGCACGGTGGCGCTAGGCGGCGAAGAGGGCTCgccggcgggcggcggcgctgCCGGCACAGTCGCGCGCTTCGGAGCCGGCGCCACACCGCCCTATCTTCGCGCGCATTCGCCGCCCCACGCACACTACCACTACCCCCCAGACCATCTCGTCTACACCAATATAG GTCAAGCGATGAGCGGTGCTGGAATTGGAGGCGCTGGAGGAACATCGGACATGAGCAGCTCGTCGTCTCCGGCGGCCGGCGGGTACCCAGACTTCCCCCCATCGCCGGACTCGTGGCTAGGAGAGCCCCACCACTACTCGCCACGGGGCTTCCCCTAG
- the LOC106712185 gene encoding protein phosphatase PHLPP-like protein isoform X1 produces MVCDDGLHAPSPHVRRKSLRRLASTRGFKPRSSSEHGWIRVFDGLEPFAIEAPSKLIKISSKSTVEDVNKKLGFSDELSLWLQIGGENLRRLEPNERPLQIQDDILMKNGWSSEARRLRLAVDPELRHSLRWSAGPSGTMGGVLQSGTIHVLKGHVFPQWKPRQAYIHGSRLHTLGVQWDVLELSGGTIELCQPKAQKLVLCVKPRCHSNSLIDAGVNHLFLGFSTVWERNMWFSWLNEGTQSTQPPSILDLSGGGRTSLEAALTRHTSSEFAVRVLKMCGSALSVLPKPTCSLTALIHLDISDNRISDLPPEICRLTQLEELLVSDNELKSLDCVLRLPRLRTLVAIRNMITSFETSNSRQMGTEEDNRSQHRAPLTTVDLRHNRLKGSIVLGNYEHLVTLDISHNSVEVLVLSALRGLRELYASHNALQHLALHGGALRILRAPHNQMETLTTTVPPINLIEINVSHNRLTSLPQWLSGCSDLTTLHASNNYLTSLPEHLFCSELSSLSNLHLAHNKISNIPSMPRLRSPLKKLLLHDNCIQTLPENFFSVCDRLNILNLSNNRLSRLPRARGPSSHCLERLYLTANCLTDDVVDVIIAFRRLKILHLAYNCLTSLPDNSFNFWLEIEELVVSGNCLTKLPDNLPQLNNIRVVRAHSNRLRSAPMFACSASVKILDFAHNELDTVDLRLLAPKQLKFLDISCNKKLQVDPSQFTSYRCQRPLSLVDVTGRSSLPWSQKSGYHEELNGLTPWSTGFSECPNKLLQLSCAQILFPSFCNKEGLFAIIDGETDTEVPRILQSSLPGLLLEEKSIKETMNEYMKYVVLSAHRELKEKGQRKGACLIMCHLSPITQPENGFGNNLKRYNMRLANVGDTRAVLSRRNGPLSLGIENNKRLGYSSRYPNTVPDPDVIQTIIKDDDEFLILGNGTFWNAVSVDAAVSEVRAERNPVLAAKRLQDLAQSYGVEDCISILIVRFDTSGRSDVDLLMRELRQTITTNKSTCRPDCCCSRLEPCCHSITPPKPGSDRSSPSGQSDLPPMEIVSTQHYASVRSQNRASDRKSRGGVARAIRVRVEEERDDEQRKEESPSSEEQFKCWEYMLEQNTQMLFDKELDNLSKGIKSNVGTLKNLKGLSGSSPQLHLSGKQSKGVPFLSKHFGSARTFGTALKPEFRFGSGRVPNGGPNAAYFGSLQRLMPYHLEYDFAVIQEKGTQSQESLDLEGRMQQYWGVATTEL; encoded by the exons ATGGTCTGCGACGATGGCTTGCATGCCCCATCGCCCCACGTCCGTCGCAAGTCGCTCCGTCGTCTTGCCTCCACACGAGGCTTCAAACCAAGGTCTTCTAGCGAACACGGCTGGATACGAGTCTTCGACGGCCTCGAGCCTTTCGCCATCGAAGCTCCGAGCAAACTGATTAAGATATCCAGCAAATCCACGGTCGAAGACGTAAACAAGAAACTTGGATTTAGTGACGAATTGTCTCTGTGGTTGCAAATCGGAGGAGAAAATTTGCGACGCTTGGAACCTAATGAACGGCCTTTGCAAATTCAAGACGATATTCTTATGAAAAATGGTTGGTCCTCGGAAGCGCGAAGATTACGATTGGCCGTGGATCCTGAGTTGCGGCACAGTCTGCGCTGGAGTGCTGGACCTTCTGGGACAATGGGCGGGGTGCTACAATCGGGTACTATTCACGTACTAAAAGGCCATGTCTTCCCTCAATGGAAACCTCGACAAGCTTATATTCATGGATCCAGATTGCACACTTTAG GTGTACAATGGGATGTACTAGAACTAAGCGGTGGGACAATAGAACTGTGTCAGCCGAAAGCTCAGAAGTTAGTGTTATGCGTGAAGCCTCGTTGTCATAGCAACAGTTTGATTGATGCTGGAGTCAATCACCTCTTCCTTGGATTTAGCACAGTTTGGGAGAGAAACATGTGGTTCTCCTGGCTGAATGAG GGCACTCAGAGTACTCAACCACCTAGCATTCTCGACCTGAGCGGGGGTGGTCGGACATCTCTAGAAGCGGCGCTAACTCGGCATACTAGCAGCGAGTTTGCGGTCCGCGTGCTAAAGATGTGCGGTAGTGCTTTATCAGTATTGCCGAAGCCGACCTGCAGTCTGACAGCTCTAATACACCTTGACATCAGCGACAATAGGATTTCTGATCTACCACCAGAAATATGTCGACTGACACA atTAGAAGAGTTGCTAGTAAGCGACAACGAGTTAAAATCCCTGGATTGCGTGTTAAGACTACCGCGACTCCGCACCCTGGTCGCTATCCGAAATATGATCACAAGCTTTGAg ACCAGTAATTCGCGGCAAATGGGAACTGAGGAAGACAATCGGTCGCAGCATCGCGCGCCACTGACTACAGTTGATCTCAGGCACAATCGATTAAAAGGGAGCATCGTGCTTGGTAACTATGAA CATTTGGTGACTTTAGATATATCTCACAACTCTGTCGAAGTACTGGTGCTGTCGGCATTACGCGGCCTGAGGGAACTATACGCTTCACATAATGCCCTGCAGCATTTAGCATTGCACGGTGGTGCCCTAAGAATCCTACGAGCTCCGCATAATC aaatGGAAACGTTAACAACAACCGTGCCGCCGATCaacttaatagaaataaacgtATCACATAACCGTTTGACTTCGCTGCCGCAGTGGCTCAGCGGGTGCTCCGACCTTACGACCCTACATGCCAGTAACAACTATCTGACCTCACTACCGGAACATTTGTTCTGCAGTGAACTCTCCAGCCTTAGTAACTTACATCTCGcccataataaaatatcaaatataccCTCAATGCCCCGTTTAAGGTCACccttaaaaaaactgttgcTACACGACAACTGTATACAAACCTTACCAGAGAACTTCTTCTCAGTTTGTGAcaggttaaatattctaaatttatctaataatAGACTCAGTCGATTACCCCGAGCGAGAGGACCGTCATCACATTGCTTAGAGCGTCTCTATTTAACAGCAAATTGTCTAACAGATGATGTTGTGGACGTAATCATTGCATTTCGACgattaaaaatacttcatcTGGCATACAATTGTTTAACGAGTTTACCCGATAATTCATTTAACTTTTGGCTTGAGATCGAAGAACTGGTGGTTTCCGGCAACTGTCTAACAAAACTTCCGGATAATTTGCCGCAGCTAAATAACATACGTGTAGTACGCGCACACTCAAACAGATTACGATCAGCACCTATGTTCGCATGCAGCGCATCCGTTAAGATATTAGATTTTGCTCACAATGAACTTGATACTGTGGATCTGAGGTTGCTGGCTccgaaacaattaaaattcctCGATATATCCTGCAACAAAAAGTTGCAAGTCGATCCATCTCAATTCACATCATATAGATGCCAACGACCTTTAAGCTTAGTTGATGTTACTGGTAGGAGTTCGCTGCCGTGGTCCCAGAAAAGTGGATATCACGAAGAGCTAAATGGACTTACACCTTGGAGTACGGGATTTTCTGAATGtcctaataaattattacaattatcatGTGCCCAAATTCTTTTTCCATCATTTTGCAACAAGGAAGGACTCTTTGCGATAATCGATGGTGAAACTGATACTGAAGTTCCAAGAATCCTCCAGTCAAGCTTACCAGGCCTACTTCTAGaagaaaaatcaattaaagaaaCTATGAATGAATACATGAAATATGTCGTTTTGTCAGCTCATagagaattaaaagaaaaaggacAGAGAAAAGGAGCGTGTCTGATTATGTGTCATCTATCACCAATTACCCAACCTGAAAATGGATTTGGCAATAACTTGAAAAGATATAATATGAGGCTTGCAAATGTCGGCGACACTCGTGCTGTTTTAAGTAGACGTAATGGTCCTTTGAGTTTAGGAATAGAAAACAATAAGCGTTTAGGTTATTCCTCTCGCTACCCAAATACAGTACCTGATCCAGACGTCATCCaaactattattaaagatGATgacgaatttttaattttaggaaaCGGAACATTTTGGAATGCTGTCAGTGTTGATGCAGCGGTGTCGGAAGTACGCGCTGAAAGGAATCCTGTCCTTGCAGCAAAGCGTTTACAAGACTTGGCCCAAAGTTATGGAGTAGAAGACtgcatttctattttaatagtaCGTTTTGATACAAGCGGCAGATCTGATGTTGATCTGTTGATGAGAGAATTGAGACAAACAATTACAACGAATAAATCTACGTGCAGGCCTGACTGTTGTTGTTCCAGATTGGAGCCTTGCTGTCATTCTATCACCCCACCTAAACCTGGCAGCGATCGGTCCTCGCCGAGCGGTCAAAGTGATCTCCCACCTATGGAAATTGTCAGCACTCAACATTACGCAAGTGTACGATCACAGAATAGAGCTTCTGATCGGAAAAGCCGTGGCGGGGTCGCTCGAGCGATAAGAGTTCGAGTGGAAGAAGAAAGAGACGACGAACAAAGAAAAGAAGAATCTCCTTCATCCGAAGAACAATTCAAATGTTGGGAGTACATGCTAGAACAAAATACTCAAATGTTATTTGACAAGGAATTGGACAATTTGTCTAAGGGGATAAAATCAAACGTAGGCACTCTGAAAAACCTAAAAGGGTTGTCAGGTAGTAGTCCTCAATTACATCTCTCTGGCAAACAATCAAAAGGTGTTCCATTTCTTTCTAAACATTTTGGTAGCGCTCGGACATTTGGTACGGCACTTAAACCGGAATTCAGATTCGGTTCTGGAAGGGTACCGAATGGCGGACCGAATGCTGCATATTTTGGTTCTCTCCAAAGACTGATGCCTTATCATTTAGAATACGACTTTGCTGTGATACAGGAAAAAGGAACACAATCACAGGAATCTTTAGACCTGGAAGGTCGTATGCAGCAATATTGGGGAGTGGCCACCACGGaactgtaa